One window from the genome of Streptomyces sp. WZ-12 encodes:
- a CDS encoding MerR family transcriptional regulator yields MMESAPDLTVDELAARAGVTVRTIRFYSTRGLLPPPEIGPRRVGRYGPDHLSRLALIEELQHQGLTLSAIERYLAQLPPDLSAQDLAIHRALVASWLPDQAEDATRDQLERRVGRELTEEDLDRLAAMNVLVRTEDPRVFRVDPGLLHLGARLLDVPIALETILAARTVVIEHTRSAARELSRLFKDEVWEPYRDGGADAAEVARVKSLSAHMQPMVVQALVTAFQRSMKEELREWLGAGERDGREGRDADDGRRGG; encoded by the coding sequence ATGATGGAGTCCGCGCCCGACCTGACCGTCGACGAACTCGCCGCCCGCGCCGGCGTCACGGTCCGCACCATCCGCTTCTACAGCACCCGCGGACTGCTGCCGCCCCCCGAGATCGGCCCGCGCCGGGTCGGCCGCTACGGACCGGACCACCTCTCGCGGCTCGCACTGATCGAGGAGCTCCAGCACCAGGGCCTGACGCTGTCCGCCATCGAACGCTACCTGGCGCAGTTGCCGCCCGATCTGAGCGCCCAGGACCTGGCCATCCACCGGGCCCTGGTGGCCAGTTGGCTACCGGACCAGGCGGAGGACGCGACCCGGGACCAATTGGAGCGGCGGGTCGGCCGGGAGCTGACCGAGGAGGACCTCGACCGGCTGGCGGCGATGAACGTCCTGGTGCGGACCGAGGACCCCCGGGTCTTCCGGGTCGATCCGGGGCTGCTGCACCTGGGGGCGCGGCTGCTCGACGTGCCGATCGCGCTGGAGACGATCCTGGCGGCGCGCACCGTCGTCATCGAGCACACCCGCTCGGCGGCCCGCGAGCTCAGCCGGCTCTTCAAGGACGAGGTATGGGAGCCGTACCGGGACGGCGGGGCGGACGCGGCGGAGGTGGCGCGGGTGAAGTCGCTCTCGGCGCACATGCAGCCGATGGTGGTGCAGGCACTGGTCACCGCCTTCCAACGGTCGATGAAGGAAGAGCTGCGGGAGTGGCTCGGCGCCGGCGAGCGCGACGGCCGGGAGGGCCGGGACGCGGACGACGGCCGGCGCGGAGGCTGA